From a region of the Paenibacillus sp. R14(2021) genome:
- a CDS encoding PadR family transcriptional regulator, whose translation MSMRLLILGLLMEREQHPYEIRQTIKLRNWNESFRLRDGSLYYAVDQLRQDGFIEAVEVIQGPDHRPDKTIYRITDSGREAFVGLLHEQFKLTSYPQNPLFLAMPFVRHGDREQVEALLVKQLADCEARVARMKAIMELKGHLIPRGSSLMIEGFIQFGETEIDWIKKVIEEARGGSLFEAHMLTSEQVEAYVKGLKEFDKANPSPGSEKK comes from the coding sequence ATGTCAATGAGGCTCTTAATTTTAGGGCTGTTAATGGAACGCGAGCAGCATCCCTATGAAATTCGGCAGACGATCAAGCTGCGCAATTGGAACGAAAGCTTCCGGCTTCGTGATGGATCACTTTATTATGCAGTGGACCAGCTGCGCCAAGACGGATTCATCGAAGCGGTGGAGGTCATCCAAGGACCTGATCATCGTCCCGACAAAACGATTTACCGCATTACGGACAGCGGCCGCGAAGCGTTCGTCGGTCTGCTGCACGAACAGTTCAAGCTCACGTCCTATCCGCAGAACCCTTTGTTTCTCGCCATGCCCTTCGTTCGCCACGGCGACCGCGAACAGGTCGAGGCGCTGCTCGTGAAGCAGCTTGCGGACTGCGAGGCACGCGTTGCGCGGATGAAAGCGATCATGGAGCTGAAGGGACATTTGATCCCCCGCGGCTCCTCCCTCATGATCGAGGGCTTCATCCAGTTTGGGGAAACCGAGATTGATTGGATTAAGAAAGTGATTGAGGAAGCGCGGGGAGGCAGCCTCTTCGAGGCGCATATGCTGACCAGCGAGCAGGTCGAGGCTTATGTTAAAGGATTGAAGGAATTCGATAAGGCGAACCCAAGTCCGGGTTCTGAGAAGAAATAA
- a CDS encoding sigma-70 family RNA polymerase sigma factor: protein MLSRQGDQMAFNKLVELYKDKLFHMAHRILRSKSECEDVVQETFLKVYLNLNRFDENKRFSTWIFHIGKNVCLDLLRRRKAPPLPLDQPVTAHSEQNLSLHDVIPHTALSPEGEVIERELSTKMAEMIDKLPDKYKSVVYQRYVLEMSMEDIGRANNIPVNTVKSRIHRGKDFMKKRWGKTFLIYSLLLFGFF from the coding sequence ATGTTATCAAGACAAGGCGACCAGATGGCCTTCAACAAACTGGTTGAGCTCTATAAGGATAAATTGTTTCACATGGCGCATCGGATTCTCCGCAGCAAGTCGGAGTGCGAGGATGTCGTTCAGGAAACGTTTCTGAAGGTGTATTTGAATTTGAACCGCTTCGATGAAAACAAACGCTTCTCGACGTGGATCTTCCATATCGGCAAGAACGTTTGTCTGGATTTGCTGCGCCGCCGCAAAGCACCGCCGCTTCCTCTTGATCAGCCTGTCACGGCTCACTCCGAACAGAATCTCTCGCTGCACGACGTTATCCCGCATACGGCTCTTTCTCCGGAAGGAGAAGTGATCGAACGCGAGCTTTCGACGAAAATGGCGGAGATGATCGACAAACTGCCTGACAAGTACAAGAGTGTTGTGTATCAGCGGTATGTGCTGGAGATGTCGATGGAAGACATCGGGCGCGCCAACAATATTCCCGTCAACACGGTCAAGTCGCGCATTCATCGCGGCAAAGACTTCATGAAGAAGCGCTGGGGCAAGACGTTTCTCATCTATTCCTTGTTATTATTCGGTTTCTTCTGA
- a CDS encoding lipoate--protein ligase, producing MRFLDNGNNHDPAWNLALEEYALRHLAGDEDFLLFYINEPSIIIGKNQNTAEEVNASFVESSGIHVVRRLSGGGAVYHDLGNLNFSFITRDDGKSFHNFRKFTEPVVEALRKLGVEAELTGRNDLQVGERKISGNAQFATKGVMFSHGTLLFNSEVDAIVSALNVNPLKFESKATKSVRSRVANISEFLKEPLTMEQFRRFILESVFGSGTDIPEYRLTEADLKAVQKLADERYRSWDWNYGRSPAFNVRQVKRLSAGTYDVRLQVEGGVIAEASVYGDFFGTGEVSEVTDKLAGVKYDAASVAEALADVDLTVYFGPVDREEWLALLF from the coding sequence ATGCGATTTCTCGATAACGGCAACAACCATGACCCCGCTTGGAATTTGGCGCTTGAAGAATATGCGCTGCGCCATCTGGCTGGCGATGAAGATTTTCTTCTGTTCTACATTAACGAACCATCCATCATTATCGGCAAAAACCAAAACACCGCCGAAGAAGTGAATGCTTCCTTCGTGGAATCGAGCGGCATTCATGTCGTGCGGCGATTGTCCGGCGGCGGCGCCGTCTATCATGATCTCGGCAACTTAAACTTCAGCTTCATTACGAGAGACGACGGCAAGTCCTTTCATAATTTCCGCAAGTTCACCGAGCCGGTCGTAGAAGCGCTTCGCAAGCTTGGCGTGGAAGCCGAGCTGACAGGCCGCAACGACCTTCAGGTCGGGGAACGCAAAATTTCCGGAAACGCCCAATTTGCGACGAAAGGCGTCATGTTCAGCCACGGAACGCTGCTTTTCAACTCCGAGGTGGATGCCATCGTATCCGCGCTCAACGTCAACCCGTTGAAATTCGAGTCCAAAGCGACCAAGTCCGTCCGCAGCCGTGTCGCCAACATCTCGGAATTTCTGAAGGAGCCGCTCACGATGGAGCAGTTCCGCCGCTTCATTCTGGAATCCGTATTCGGCAGCGGCACGGACATTCCGGAATACCGCTTAACCGAAGCTGACCTGAAAGCCGTCCAAAAGCTCGCCGATGAGCGATACCGCAGCTGGGATTGGAACTACGGCCGTTCGCCGGCCTTTAATGTCCGTCAGGTGAAACGGCTGTCCGCCGGAACCTACGATGTCCGGCTTCAAGTGGAGGGCGGCGTCATCGCAGAAGCTTCCGTGTACGGTGACTTCTTCGGCACCGGCGAGGTGTCCGAGGTGACGGACAAGCTTGCCGGCGTCAAGTATGACGCAGCCTCCGTTGCCGAAGCGCTTGCCGATGTGGATCTTACCGTCTATTTCGGTCCGGTGGACCGTGAAGAATGGCTGGCCCTATTGTTCTAA
- a CDS encoding AraC family transcriptional regulator, with protein sequence MYEPAVVSFPPPPMPYYLECGKSVFQPGEQHPSRSNLRVFDLLILLSGTLYIGEGDKQWALTSGQTLLLLPDRYHYAVQPCREETIFYWMHFKCEGSWEEFAAHNEPLRRPEGEEGGSLHYTIHIPKHWTIPAPRTTYDQMEALIRLGTEKRSAAFWNEQKLFHDILQSLDESRRATYASPSFHVAERTEAYIKQHYASALTNTVLGEALHFHPGYIVRCMKEIYGCTPQDYLLRYRIERAKLLLIKTERAVAAIAEDVGFHGTPYFSVCFKLATGQSPLQYRKQFAAEASRQQVPE encoded by the coding sequence ATGTATGAACCTGCAGTTGTCTCGTTCCCCCCCCCGCCGATGCCCTATTATCTGGAATGCGGCAAATCCGTCTTCCAGCCCGGCGAGCAGCATCCCAGCCGCAGCAATCTGCGCGTATTCGATTTGCTGATTCTGTTATCGGGCACGCTCTATATCGGCGAAGGCGACAAGCAATGGGCGCTGACGAGCGGACAAACGCTGCTGCTCCTGCCGGACCGTTACCATTACGCCGTGCAGCCCTGCCGGGAGGAGACGATTTTCTATTGGATGCATTTCAAATGCGAGGGAAGCTGGGAGGAGTTCGCGGCGCATAATGAGCCGCTGCGAAGACCGGAGGGGGAAGAAGGGGGATCGCTGCACTATACGATTCATATTCCCAAGCATTGGACGATTCCGGCCCCGAGGACGACGTACGACCAGATGGAGGCGTTGATCAGGCTCGGCACCGAGAAGCGGTCGGCCGCGTTCTGGAACGAACAAAAGTTGTTCCATGATATTCTTCAATCGCTGGACGAGAGCCGGAGAGCGACGTACGCGTCGCCTTCCTTCCATGTCGCCGAACGAACGGAAGCCTACATCAAACAGCACTATGCGTCAGCACTCACCAACACGGTCCTTGGCGAGGCGCTTCATTTTCACCCCGGCTACATCGTGCGATGCATGAAGGAGATTTACGGCTGCACGCCGCAGGATTACTTGCTGCGCTACCGCATCGAGCGGGCCAAGCTGCTGCTCATCAAGACCGAACGGGCCGTGGCCGCTATTGCCGAAGACGTCGGCTTTCACGGGACGCCCTACTTCTCCGTCTGCTTCAAGCTCGCAACCGGCCAATCGCCCTTGCAGTACCGCAAGCAATTCGCCGCGGAAGCCAGCCGGCAGCAGGTGCCTGAATAG
- a CDS encoding Dabb family protein: protein MFEHLVIFKFNAAITPEHEQELLNKLLALKGVIPGIVDLSAGMNVTEETDNRHGYSLGLRVTFENQDALRAYGPHPAHQDFVQALGGVLENVVVVDYPVT from the coding sequence ATGTTCGAGCATCTTGTTATCTTCAAATTCAACGCCGCCATCACGCCGGAGCACGAACAGGAGCTGCTGAACAAGCTGCTCGCGCTTAAAGGCGTCATTCCCGGCATCGTCGACTTATCGGCGGGTATGAACGTCACCGAAGAAACCGACAACAGGCACGGTTATTCGCTCGGCCTTCGCGTCACGTTCGAGAATCAGGATGCGCTTCGCGCATATGGTCCTCATCCAGCACACCAAGATTTCGTCCAAGCATTGGGCGGCGTGCTTGAGAATGTCGTTGTCGTGGATTACCCCGTAACGTAA
- a CDS encoding MDR family MFS transporter, whose product MDAKRSNMKLVIAGLLLGLFMAALDQTIVSTAMGTIIKKLGGLDKFIWVYSAYMIAMVVSTPIFGKLSDMYGRKRFFLTGLILFMVGSILCGTANNIDQLIIYRAVQGVGGGALMPIVFTIIFDLFPAEKRGKMMGLFGAVFGISSVFGPIIGGLITDNISWRWIFYINVPIGLLAVLFIVQAYHETKVSRKQIIDWAGAITLTACVLFLMFGLQLGGSDGWAWDSVKTISLFVAAAVLFVVFLLVERAAKDPIIRPSLFNSRVVTSSMVISMLYGGILIATSSYIPLFIQGVFHKTATQTSTVMIPMMLGVVASSQIGGRVVNKFRYRDIMLVSVLVLILGTALLGFSMDTSTSRFIVSLYMVIVGLGLGVSFSLLNISTLNAVAPQYKGSASSLITFFRTIGSALGIAVFGAIQKASFQSGVQTTSDVSPAMAAQIKGGQVLLDPEMQKKMNLPQDVVNNLLNQFAHSVIHIFQWSLLLPVVGLAFVLLMGRARLEIKKPGAQDAPGKPGQQHDAGKVEPTFHGG is encoded by the coding sequence TTGGATGCAAAACGAAGCAATATGAAGCTCGTTATCGCAGGTCTGCTCCTCGGCTTGTTCATGGCCGCGCTGGATCAGACGATCGTATCCACCGCCATGGGCACGATTATCAAGAAACTCGGAGGACTCGATAAATTCATCTGGGTCTACTCCGCTTACATGATTGCCATGGTCGTATCCACACCGATCTTCGGCAAATTGTCCGACATGTACGGACGCAAACGCTTCTTCTTGACCGGGCTGATTCTATTCATGGTGGGCTCCATTCTGTGCGGGACCGCGAATAACATAGACCAGCTCATTATTTACCGCGCGGTTCAAGGGGTTGGCGGCGGCGCGCTCATGCCGATCGTCTTCACGATTATTTTCGACCTGTTCCCTGCCGAGAAGCGCGGGAAAATGATGGGTCTCTTCGGCGCCGTATTCGGCATCTCCAGCGTATTCGGGCCCATTATTGGCGGACTCATCACCGATAATATCAGCTGGCGCTGGATATTCTATATTAATGTACCGATCGGCCTTCTGGCCGTGCTGTTCATCGTGCAGGCTTACCACGAGACCAAGGTTTCGCGCAAGCAGATTATCGACTGGGCCGGTGCCATTACACTTACAGCCTGCGTACTCTTCCTAATGTTCGGCCTGCAGCTTGGCGGGTCAGACGGCTGGGCCTGGGATTCGGTCAAGACAATCTCGCTCTTCGTCGCTGCCGCAGTTCTCTTCGTCGTGTTCCTGCTCGTCGAGCGCGCGGCGAAGGACCCTATTATTAGACCCAGCTTGTTCAACAGCCGCGTCGTCACGAGCAGCATGGTAATCAGCATGCTTTACGGGGGCATTTTGATTGCAACTTCTTCTTATATTCCGCTTTTCATTCAAGGCGTATTCCATAAGACGGCAACGCAGACGAGTACGGTCATGATTCCAATGATGCTCGGCGTTGTCGCAAGCAGCCAAATCGGCGGCCGCGTCGTCAATAAATTCCGCTATCGCGACATCATGCTCGTGTCCGTGCTCGTGCTGATTCTCGGTACCGCGCTGCTCGGATTCAGCATGGACACGTCGACAAGCCGTTTCATCGTCAGCTTATACATGGTCATCGTCGGACTTGGACTCGGCGTTTCCTTCTCGCTGCTGAACATTTCGACGCTCAATGCCGTAGCGCCGCAGTACAAAGGCTCTGCTTCGTCGCTCATAACGTTCTTCCGGACGATCGGCTCCGCGCTTGGCATCGCCGTATTCGGCGCCATTCAGAAGGCTTCGTTCCAATCCGGCGTTCAAACCACGTCGGACGTCAGCCCGGCAATGGCTGCTCAGATCAAAGGCGGGCAAGTGCTGCTTGATCCTGAGATGCAGAAGAAAATGAACCTCCCGCAGGACGTCGTGAACAACCTGCTGAACCAGTTCGCACATTCCGTCATCCACATCTTTCAATGGTCTCTCCTGCTGCCGGTCGTGGGGTTGGCCTTCGTATTGCTGATGGGCCGCGCACGTCTTGAAATCAAGAAGCCGGGCGCACAAGACGCTCCCGGCAAGCCTGGCCAACAGCACGATGCAGGCAAAGTAGAACCGACCTTCCACGGAGGATAA
- a CDS encoding aldo/keto reductase family oxidoreductase gives MTKLIPLQRRDIQASQLVLGCMRLGGDWNAKSPITAEHYKEGHEALDAALEIGINMYDHADIYTRGKAERVFGQLLKERPSLRGDIILQSKCGIRLEEENLPHQFDFSEAHILRSVDGTLERLGTEYLDILLLHRPDPLVDPEEVASAISKLKASGKVRHFGVSNMSQGQIRLLAAYSDEPFIVNQLEMSLHKTSFVDTGVTVNQEASRNSVFPEGTMEYCRLENIQLQSWGPLAQGMYSGRSLEGQSESVVKTAKLVAELAEQQDTTAEAIVLAWLMKHPAGIQPVIGTINPARIRACKDATKVQLSRDDWNRLYAATRGK, from the coding sequence ATGACGAAACTAATTCCGCTGCAACGCCGGGACATTCAAGCAAGCCAGCTCGTGCTGGGCTGTATGAGGCTCGGGGGCGATTGGAACGCCAAGTCGCCGATTACTGCCGAGCATTATAAAGAAGGCCATGAAGCGCTGGATGCCGCGCTTGAAATCGGCATCAACATGTATGACCACGCTGACATCTATACGCGCGGCAAAGCCGAGCGCGTCTTCGGCCAATTGCTGAAGGAGCGTCCATCGCTTCGCGGGGACATCATTCTGCAATCCAAATGCGGCATCCGCTTGGAGGAAGAGAATTTGCCGCATCAATTCGATTTCTCGGAAGCCCACATCCTTCGCAGCGTGGACGGGACATTGGAACGTCTGGGTACGGAATATCTCGATATTTTGCTGCTGCATCGGCCCGATCCGCTCGTCGATCCAGAAGAAGTGGCGAGCGCGATCAGCAAGCTGAAAGCATCCGGCAAGGTTCGCCACTTCGGCGTATCCAACATGAGCCAAGGGCAGATCCGCCTGCTTGCCGCTTATAGCGACGAGCCGTTCATCGTGAATCAGCTGGAGATGAGCCTGCATAAGACCAGCTTTGTCGACACGGGCGTTACCGTTAACCAAGAAGCGTCCCGAAACAGCGTGTTTCCCGAAGGGACGATGGAATACTGCCGTCTGGAAAACATTCAGCTGCAATCCTGGGGCCCGCTCGCGCAGGGCATGTATTCCGGGCGCTCGCTGGAAGGTCAAAGCGAGTCCGTCGTCAAGACGGCGAAGCTCGTAGCAGAGCTGGCCGAGCAGCAGGATACGACGGCTGAAGCCATCGTGCTGGCCTGGCTGATGAAGCACCCCGCCGGCATTCAGCCCGTCATCGGCACCATCAATCCCGCGCGCATCCGCGCCTGTAAGGACGCGACGAAGGTACAACTTTCGCGCGACGATTGGAACCGGCTGTATGCCGCTACGCGCGGGAAGTAG
- a CDS encoding GGDEF domain-containing protein codes for MSLKESLIPLIAYLLPILFFMYMGIDVLLRNLRSAEHRLVSVMIGCYLLLFLEEYVRFQLPMSYSGILAAKWFSNVGILIPGIGIHVLMKFARFDKRMPRYLYPYVFYVPLIVVAANLFSSKRIISTDMFVQAGIWKMPILNLPYYITITVSLFVSAFFLLFIAKGKSNAATPEHKAIFTLLSTGSILVLVWTVLTGYVDMSSFLPPYPYIYAGLIWGFTLRLAMIKFDFLNFEDKKYEKLFNLNPAAILLIDLQGKIKEINPSARHLFRPVTLEARLFYDLVGDSVKARILSRQAIVDFETTVHAEERRLDVLVDGDYVLVDNEPHTILIIRDITAQKENQKVITFMAYHDPLTLLPNRRYFYEKFEEAIQDARTHREQLALILIDLDLFKETNDTYGHKAGDEVLKHAAKLIGETAAHQGMAARIGGDEFVFFLSGIASAADVGERLKQLQRRFTDERLLFEGHVIPIGTSIGVSFFPQDGDDSDALLHSADEAMYKVKRNGRNDFQLNATL; via the coding sequence ATGAGCCTAAAGGAATCCCTGATCCCCCTAATTGCCTACCTGCTGCCTATTTTATTTTTTATGTATATGGGCATTGACGTGCTGCTGCGGAATCTCCGAAGCGCCGAGCATCGTCTAGTCAGCGTCATGATCGGTTGTTATTTGCTCTTGTTTCTGGAGGAATACGTGCGCTTCCAGCTGCCTATGTCCTACAGCGGCATCCTCGCGGCCAAATGGTTCAGCAATGTCGGCATCCTAATTCCAGGCATTGGCATACATGTGCTGATGAAATTCGCCCGTTTCGACAAGCGAATGCCGCGTTATCTCTATCCGTACGTGTTCTACGTGCCGCTGATCGTTGTTGCAGCCAACCTCTTCAGTTCGAAACGGATCATTTCCACGGACATGTTCGTACAAGCCGGCATCTGGAAAATGCCGATCCTCAACCTGCCCTACTACATTACGATCACCGTCAGCTTGTTCGTCAGCGCCTTCTTCCTCCTGTTCATCGCCAAAGGAAAATCGAACGCTGCCACCCCCGAGCACAAAGCCATCTTCACCTTGCTCAGCACAGGATCCATCCTGGTGCTCGTCTGGACGGTGCTGACGGGCTACGTTGACATGAGCTCGTTTCTGCCGCCTTATCCGTATATCTACGCAGGCTTGATCTGGGGCTTCACGCTGCGGCTGGCCATGATCAAATTTGATTTTCTGAATTTCGAAGACAAGAAATACGAGAAATTATTCAATCTGAACCCGGCGGCGATTCTGCTCATCGACCTGCAGGGCAAGATCAAAGAAATCAACCCCAGCGCCAGACATCTGTTCCGGCCCGTCACCTTGGAAGCACGGCTATTCTATGATTTGGTCGGGGATTCGGTCAAAGCGCGCATTCTCAGCCGGCAAGCGATTGTCGATTTCGAGACAACGGTACACGCAGAGGAGCGGCGGCTGGACGTGCTCGTGGATGGCGATTACGTGCTGGTGGACAACGAACCGCATACCATTCTCATCATCCGAGACATTACCGCGCAGAAGGAGAACCAGAAGGTCATTACGTTCATGGCGTATCACGACCCGCTGACGCTGCTGCCGAACCGCCGATACTTCTACGAGAAGTTCGAAGAAGCCATCCAAGACGCCCGGACGCATCGCGAGCAGCTGGCCCTCATCCTCATCGACCTCGATCTCTTCAAGGAGACGAACGATACCTACGGCCACAAGGCAGGCGACGAGGTGCTGAAGCATGCGGCCAAGCTCATCGGCGAGACCGCGGCGCATCAGGGCATGGCGGCCCGTATCGGCGGAGACGAATTTGTGTTCTTCCTAAGCGGAATCGCGTCAGCGGCCGATGTCGGCGAGCGTCTAAAGCAGCTGCAGCGCCGGTTCACTGACGAGCGCTTGCTGTTCGAGGGCCACGTCATTCCGATCGGCACGAGTATCGGGGTTAGCTTCTTTCCGCAGGACGGCGATGACAGCGACGCCCTGCTGCACAGCGCGGACGAAGCGATGTACAAAGTCAAACGGAACGGACGGAATGATTTTCAATTGAATGCAACGTTGTGA
- a CDS encoding glycosyl hydrolase-related protein produces the protein MPGGVRLSSSAADQPNRAARRQACASAEPAESEQHGALSNLKVNVDRGDWIARWYNLSGESAELSMSAEGFVHGSAYASNVLEEVGAPLPWGAGPPSNRP, from the coding sequence TTGCCAGGCGGCGTACGGCTATCAAGTTCCGCTGCAGATCAGCCAAACCGGGCTGCACGGCGGCAAGCTTGCGCCTCGGCAGAGCCTGCTGAATCGGAGCAGCACGGGGCGCTGTCGAACCTGAAAGTCAACGTGGACCGCGGCGACTGGATTGCCCGCTGGTACAACTTATCCGGCGAGTCGGCCGAGCTCAGCATGAGCGCGGAAGGGTTTGTTCATGGCAGCGCATACGCAAGCAATGTGCTGGAGGAGGTCGGCGCTCCCCTCCCATGGGGCGCCGGTCCTCCCAGTAACCGGCCATAA
- a CDS encoding manganese-dependent inorganic pyrophosphatase, with translation MSKTLIFGHKNPDTDTICSAIAYADLKTKLGQEVEAVRLGEVNGETQYALNQFKAAAPRLVETVSNETGTVILVDHNERQQSVSDIDKVRVLEVIDHHRIANFETSHPLYYRCEPVGCTATILLKLYKENGVAVESSIAGLMLSAIISDSLLFKSPTCTPEDVAAARELAAIAGVDADSYGLEMLKAGADLSQKTVAQLISLDAKEFAMGSYKVEIAQVNAVDVNDVLSRQAEVEAALNAIIADKGLDLFVLVVTDILNNDSVALALGKMAGAVETAYNVKLDDNKAVLKGVVSRKSQIVPVLTETLAKL, from the coding sequence ATGTCAAAAACATTGATTTTCGGACACAAAAATCCAGACACAGACACGATCTGCTCGGCAATCGCTTATGCAGACCTCAAAACCAAGCTTGGACAAGAGGTTGAAGCTGTGCGTCTTGGCGAAGTGAACGGCGAAACGCAATACGCGCTTAACCAATTCAAAGCGGCTGCTCCGCGTTTGGTGGAAACGGTTTCGAACGAAACGGGCACCGTTATCCTGGTTGACCATAACGAGCGCCAACAAAGCGTAAGCGACATCGATAAGGTACGTGTGCTTGAAGTAATCGACCACCACCGGATCGCAAACTTCGAGACCAGCCACCCGTTGTACTACCGCTGCGAGCCGGTTGGCTGCACGGCTACGATTCTGTTGAAGCTCTACAAAGAGAACGGCGTTGCTGTCGAGAGCAGCATCGCAGGCTTGATGCTGTCCGCAATCATCTCCGACTCCCTGCTGTTCAAATCGCCGACTTGTACGCCGGAAGACGTTGCTGCGGCACGCGAACTTGCGGCGATCGCAGGCGTTGACGCCGATTCGTACGGCCTTGAAATGCTGAAAGCCGGCGCCGACTTGAGCCAAAAAACGGTTGCGCAGCTGATCTCCCTGGATGCGAAAGAATTCGCAATGGGCAGCTACAAAGTCGAAATCGCTCAAGTGAACGCGGTTGACGTGAACGATGTTCTGTCCCGCCAAGCTGAAGTTGAAGCGGCGCTGAATGCAATCATCGCGGACAAAGGTTTGGACCTGTTCGTCCTCGTTGTCACGGATATCCTGAACAACGATTCCGTTGCACTGGCACTGGGCAAAATGGCCGGCGCCGTCGAAACAGCTTACAACGTGAAGCTGGATGACAACAAAGCGGTGCTGAAAGGCGTCGTATCCCGCAAGTCGCAAATCGTTCCGGTATTGACGGAAACATTGGCGAAACTGTAA
- a CDS encoding MBL fold metallo-hydrolase: protein MGMSFQHIRNATSVLNVNGKKILIDPMLSDTGELPPVPFTRSLRRNPLTPLPVPLHFFNHMDAILLTHRHFDHLDKKALSVLNKKMPVFCQPEDQAFLHKAGFINVYAIQQSFEWCGIQMKRIKGRHAPGFAAKLLGPVSGYIVSTPVDGSVYIVGDCIYTPAIEEAFREYQPDTAVLNTPRAQMLLGTIITMTAEDIVRIAELFPTTRLIAVHMDAISHCTFKRQHLRSFLKDRGLEHAAVVPDDGEVIDLNTAAI, encoded by the coding sequence ATGGGCATGTCGTTTCAACACATACGAAACGCTACATCGGTTTTAAACGTGAACGGTAAAAAAATATTGATCGATCCTATGTTAAGTGATACAGGCGAGCTTCCGCCGGTTCCGTTCACTCGTTCACTTCGCCGAAATCCGTTGACGCCTCTTCCTGTTCCGCTGCATTTTTTCAATCACATGGACGCAATACTTCTGACGCATCGCCATTTTGACCATTTGGATAAGAAAGCCCTGTCCGTACTGAATAAAAAAATGCCTGTTTTTTGTCAACCAGAGGATCAAGCCTTCTTACATAAAGCCGGATTTATCAATGTATATGCAATTCAACAGTCGTTTGAATGGTGCGGCATCCAGATGAAACGTATAAAAGGACGTCATGCTCCAGGCTTCGCGGCTAAGCTGCTCGGACCGGTATCCGGATATATCGTAAGCACACCAGTTGATGGCTCAGTTTATATCGTTGGCGACTGCATCTATACTCCTGCTATAGAAGAGGCCTTCCGCGAATATCAACCAGATACTGCCGTCTTGAATACACCCCGCGCACAGATGCTGTTAGGAACCATCATCACAATGACAGCTGAAGATATCGTTCGTATTGCAGAGTTATTTCCAACCACGAGACTTATAGCCGTACATATGGATGCAATCAGCCATTGCACATTCAAGCGCCAACACCTTCGATCTTTTCTAAAGGATAGGGGCCTGGAGCATGCTGCTGTAGTGCCAGATGACGGGGAAGTAATTGATCTCAATACAGCAGCAATCTAA
- a CDS encoding TetR/AcrR family transcriptional regulator, whose translation MGKGQDTKEHIIRQSAGLFNTKGYGGTSLSEIMERANIRKGGIYNHFESKDEIALGAFDFMFAQLKNVLTEAMSEWSEPTEKILAICDVYINLIEQNICEGGCPILNTAVENDDGHPLLKQKAQSAMNELMTGLGEIIKDGIKRQQFRSDIDVEAASSVIIALIEGGVMLSKLYNDNKYIRHCANQVKVYIHGDMAV comes from the coding sequence ATGGGTAAAGGGCAAGATACAAAAGAACATATTATTCGTCAATCCGCTGGGTTATTTAATACGAAAGGGTATGGAGGTACATCTCTGTCGGAGATTATGGAGCGTGCCAATATTCGCAAGGGGGGCATCTACAACCATTTCGAAAGTAAAGACGAAATTGCGCTAGGCGCATTTGACTTTATGTTTGCTCAGTTAAAAAACGTCTTGACGGAGGCGATGTCTGAGTGGTCCGAGCCAACAGAAAAAATACTAGCGATCTGTGATGTTTATATCAATTTGATTGAACAGAATATCTGCGAAGGCGGCTGCCCCATATTGAATACCGCTGTTGAGAACGACGATGGCCATCCTCTGTTAAAACAAAAAGCACAGTCTGCAATGAATGAACTAATGACGGGGCTCGGCGAGATTATCAAGGATGGCATCAAGCGGCAGCAGTTTCGAAGCGATATCGATGTCGAGGCCGCGAGCAGTGTAATCATTGCTCTAATAGAAGGCGGAGTTATGTTGAGTAAATTGTATAATGACAATAAATATATTCGGCATTGCGCGAACCAAGTAAAGGTTTATATTCATGGAGACATGGCAGTCTAG